AGCTCCATTAACCTTTATGGGCATACCTGGTTGGAGAGTTGCTTTCCATATCGTAGGTGTGATCAGTGTTATTGTTGGTGTGCTAGTTAGAGTTTTCGCCAATGATCCACATTTTGTGAAGGATGGTGTTGATGTTTCGAATCAACCAGGTTCGAGGAAACCTTTTTGTACAGAGGTGAAGGATTTGGTCCGGGAAGCTGATACTGTCATAAAGATTCGGTCTTTTCAGATCATTGTAGCTCAGGGAGTGACAGGATCGTTTCCTTGGTCTGCTCTTTCTTTTGCACCTATGTGGTTGGAACTCATTGGGTTCTCACACGGGAAAACTGCATTCTTGATGGGTCTTTTCGTGGCTGCATCTTCTCTTGGTGGCTTGTTTGGAGGCAAAATGGGAGATTTTCTGTCTACTCGTCTTCCCAATTCCGGAAGAATCATTCTCGCGCAGATTAGTTCAGCCTCAGCGATCCCGCTCGCTGCAATTCTCTTGTTGGTCTTACCAGATGATCCATCTACAGCTGCAATCCATGGTCTGATCTTAGTCCTATTGGGGCTATTTGTTTCTTGGAATGCTCCTGCTACCAACAAGtaaagtttctctctttactATGCCTAAAGACTTTATATCTCTCTATCGTTTAACTGTTTTTGCTGACCTGGTGAAACAAACGCAGCCCAATCTTCGCAGAGATCGTTCcagagaaatcaagaacaagcgtCTACGCACTGGACAAATCGTTTGAGTCTATCTTGTCATCGTTTGCACCTCCTATAGTTGGAATCCTGGCACAACATGTTTATGGATACAAGCCAATCCCTGAAGGGTCATCGAGGTCAACAGAGATAGCCACAGATAGAGAGAATGCAGCATCTCTGGCAAAAGCTCTTTATACATCTATAGGACTCCCAATGGCGGCTTGCTGCTTCATATACTCCTTTCTTTACCGTTCCTATCCTCTAGACAGAGATCGTGCTCGGATGGAAGCTTTTATAGATTCTGAGATGCGTGAACTTCTTCCAGAAAGTTCCAATCGAGACATTGAGTTTTCACAAGAAGAAGACCCCTTTGCAAACCATGTTAACCCCAATTTACAAGCTAGATAATAGGAACATTTGCAAAAAGCTTTACAAATTAGGTATACTGTATGGAACTCAAGTTGTTATAatgtttataactttataCCAATTTTTTACAGAAAagtatatatactttaaagAGGGTGAGCTTAGCTGGGTTTTGTTGCAGATAGCATTATAAATGGCCCGTTTCTAACACGAGTGAAGTTAACGAGACCACAGGCTTTGCAGATATCTTCAAGCTCACGTTCATTTAGGAAAATGTGAGAACCTGAATATCTCATTATTTCCTACAATATTATGAATGACCAGAATGCATAATCAGCCATAGACCACCTCAGGgagcaaaagagaagaaaatgcaAGACATGAATGAAAGTTTTAAGGCTTAGAAGTAACTTATACACACACCTGACGAAGATTCTTCAAGAAGGGGATAAAACTGAATGGACCGTCATAGATAAATGTGGTGGCCACAAATACTCCTCCAGGTCTAAGAACACGGCTTATCTCAGCAACCTAGAAGATCCAAGGGAAAATAAACACAATGTATCATTGtatgtgttgtttttgtaaaatgttgAATTAGGAGAAAAGCTTTACGGCTGAGGATGGTGAAGGCCAGCAATGCAGAGCAGCACCAGCATGGACAGCGTCAACTGAACCCGAAAGGAAAGGGAGTCTAGCAATGTCAGCTCGGACTAGAACAAGTTTCCTGGAAACGAGACAGCAGGAGTAAAAATAACACATCTGGTAACCCAAGATCTAAAGACaataaagaaagcaaaaggtGAAAGTACAAACTCTTTGTTGggaaagttttcttctttatttaagAGTTCATAGCATTGTCGCAGCATATTCTCTGAGTAATCTAGAGCAATAACCAGAGAAAATAGATCACTTCTAGTGAATAACCTCGAGAACATCCCACTTCCACAACTAGCATCAATGATATTGCCTCCCAAAACAGGCTTCAGATAGGCCTTAGCCATTTCAAACTGTGGAATGCAACTTTATCAGTGTTCTTAAATTTTTGGTTCATGTATTGCTAATCAATGTAAGCTTCATTATGTTAAGTGAAATATACTAAATGGGACAAACAATCAGAAATTTGACGCATTTCCTGAAAGATAATTGCCGCCAAAGAAGAGGCCTTTGAATATTGAGATaggttttttttgtctcacCTCTTTCTCTGGTCCTGGAAAACCTCCCCATATGAAATTCTGACGCCAACCCCTCTCATAGAGAAACGAGACCAGTGGAGtcctataaaaaaacaattccaaaAAAATCTCAGTTTCCACATAGAAGACAGGACATTGACAAAGAATCCAATGAAGCATATCATCTACCTAAATAACTCAGTGGAAAGAGGCATCGGTTCACTGTATCTCTTGCTTCCACTAGCAACAGCCAAATCAAGATGCGTCTCATTACCCGAGTAACTCCTTTTACATGTATTGCATTGTACTTGAATACCAGAGGCAGCAGATTCTctgtaaaatacaaaacttcGATAACTTGCCTCTCAAGAAAATTGGAACATTCACTTATTCTCTCAATCCAATTTCTGAACAAACGATAAAAATTAGTGAAAAGTAAAACTCACATTAATCCATTAGGTTGACTAATCCATGCTAAGGAGTTATAACAGATGGGACAAGctagaatcttcttctctcctctgTTCTTATCCTTCTTCTCGATAACAAAATCCACCTGCACACCAATCAAATTGAATCATCTGATATTCGAGATCATcaagcaaaatcaaattcacaaCAAAGTAGTATCAAATACACgtaaaactcaaacaaaaaactaattatgATTTCTTTCGGGAATATCATGATAACATATACAAGTAGAATCTGTTCCTACAAAAAGTTGGAGAAGAACTAAGGCACGTACATTCGAATTCGAATTTGTCTCAACGGAGACGGAGGCTGAAGAGGCGTGAGCTGATCTGGAAACGAAAACAACCCGTCTTTGAGCGGCGTACTTGACGGAATGCAACCGCGACAAGGAAAAGCAAGTAGGGAGCAACGCCGTTGAGAATCGACCGGAAACAACCGTCATCGGCATTTTTCAGGCTCGCCTCCGTGGCAGCCTATTGAGCACGAAGCTTTATTAAAggcaaagaaagaaatcacACAAAATGCGTGGAAacaagttttaaaatggtaaAACTTAACAATTTTGGAATTTGTGAAAGAGAAGCCTTTATTATGGTCTTTGATGGATCCTCAAATAAAGGCCCAAACATTGTTCAATATAATTGGTTTGGGTCTAGGTTTTGGGCCTAGtggtttcttcattttcttgtcaacaacaacataaagCTTCGAATTAAACGTTTTGGGCTTAGTAGATTACATGTTTTTTAATCTAGATTaactaattaatcaaattacTGTGTATATTCCTGTCTAACCACAATTTATTTGGACGCATGTTCTTTTAAGGATCCGTGTAAAAAACTGCATATCTCCGTGACAATTTGAATTTACTAATTTAGTTTTCGTTACGAAGAATCAGGATTAAAGATTGCGGAAAATAATTAAGTTTAGTTATGAAGGCCTAATTGAGAGGATAAAATCACGGCTTTTGAAATAATTACACTTTTAATCAAATTACATGTTGTATGCTAAATGGCTAATAAAAGGTTGGCATCACGTGATCACACTGCTTAAATAAAACGTTGGTAAAAGtctttattagttttgatGGCTTCACATGGTCTTgtgtcagaaaaaaaaagagaagaatatgaTTGACCATAATTCTATCTAATGCgcttcaattattattttttccctaataacaactttttttacattctaaaatattaatcCCAATTccttacaagaagaaaagtatTCGAATATTCCCGTTAAACGCCAACAAATTATACTACTAATCACAACAATTTTCTGATTAGaaaatctgattttgaatttaatgatCATGACCACTTGTTAAATCACACGTGGCAGCGTAGAGAAGAAGCTTCCAGATCAAAATGAGATTTACGAACAAAGTAAAGGGTAATAGAGTCAATTAACACAATCGATTAATCTTAAACCAagtgggaagaagaagctgaaaagagagagactaatcttcttcttcttcttcctctctgtatttttctcattctcttcgATTTGTTTGCTTGCTAGTGACTAGTGAGTGAGAGAGTATGGAGAGAAGTACTCCGGTGAGAAAGCCACACACATCGACCGCAGATCTACTTACTTGGTCGGAAGTTCCACCGCCGGATTCTCCTTCCTCCGCTTCTCGCTCCGCCGTTCGTTCCCACCAGGTACTTGCACCGTTTCGAAATTCATGAAATTTCactttgattttgatcaaTCTGGTAATAgtatttgtttcaattttggtttaatgtgtTTGTAGCCATCGGATGGGATTAGCAAAGTGGTGTTTGGTGGTCAAGTCACcgatgaagaagttgagagCTTGAACCGCAGGTTAAACTTACTTCCTTATCACTATTTCATTTCCAATTCgatttctttgaaaattagTTTCCAATTTTGTCCATATATctgaaagttgaaaactttttgtGAATTGAATTCATACTCTGTTTATGCCATCAAAAGTTAGATCATAGAGAGTAATCTTCAAGTGTGACTTGTATTTAAGGATTCTTGATGATGCATTTGACAGCTTCATGAGATTGGTTATTTATACTAATGTCAAAACTTGTGAAAATGTTTATGATGTCATTAGGAAGCCTTGCTCAGAACATAAAATGAAGGAGATAACTGGCAGTGGGATCTTTTCTCGTAACGAAAAAGATGATGCGTCAGAGCCATTACCAGTTTATCAGGTACCAGTTTGTGTAGAGAGTGAGACTTGTTCCGTTATGTTATTAGTCATATTACTGAAACTCTTGATTATCTTTCAGCAAGCAGTTAATGGTATAAGCCAGATATCATTTGGTGAAGAGGAAAATCTATCTCCTAAAAAGCCGGCTACTGTACCTGAAGTGGCGAAACAGCGAGAGCTCAGTGGGACTATGGAGAATGAATCAGCTAATAAGCTACAGAAGCAGCTCTCTGATGCTAAATACAAAGAGATCAGTGGACAGAACATCTTTGC
This sequence is a window from Arabidopsis thaliana chromosome 1 sequence. Protein-coding genes within it:
- the UNE2 gene encoding Major facilitator superfamily protein (unfertilized embryo sac 2 (UNE2); CONTAINS InterPro DOMAIN/s: Major facilitator superfamily (InterPro:IPR020846), Major facilitator superfamily MFS-1 (InterPro:IPR011701), Major facilitator superfamily, general substrate transporter (InterPro:IPR016196); BEST Arabidopsis thaliana protein match is: Major facilitator superfamily protein (TAIR:AT5G10190.1); Has 16910 Blast hits to 16851 proteins in 2099 species: Archae - 450; Bacteria - 14339; Metazoa - 386; Fungi - 319; Plants - 340; Viruses - 3; Other Eukaryotes - 1073 (source: NCBI BLink).), with amino-acid sequence MKAETMTLLLVNLAGIMERADESLLPGVYKEVGLALHTDPTGLGSLTLLRSMVQAACYPLAAYMAIRHNRAHVIALGAFLWSAATFLVAFSSTFFQVAVSRALNGIGLALVAPAIQSLVADSTDDANRGTAFGWLQLTANIGSILGGLCSVLIAPLTFMGIPGWRVAFHIVGVISVIVGVLVRVFANDPHFVKDGVDVSNQPGSRKPFCTEVKDLVREADTVIKIRSFQIIVAQGVTGSFPWSALSFAPMWLELIGFSHGKTAFLMGLFVAASSLGGLFGGKMGDFLSTRLPNSGRIILAQISSASAIPLAAILLLVLPDDPSTAAIHGLILVLLGLFVSWNAPATNNPIFAEIVPEKSRTSVYALDKSFESILSSFAPPIVGILAQHVYGYKPIPEGSSRSTEIATDRENAASLAKALYTSIGLPMAACCFIYSFLYRSYPLDRDRARMEAFIDSEMRELLPESSNRDIEFSQEEDPFANHVNPNLQAR
- a CDS encoding S-adenosyl-L-methionine-dependent methyltransferases superfamily protein (S-adenosyl-L-methionine-dependent methyltransferases superfamily protein; FUNCTIONS IN: methyltransferase activity; INVOLVED IN: metabolic process; LOCATED IN: chloroplast, plastoglobule; EXPRESSED IN: 24 plant structures; EXPRESSED DURING: 15 growth stages; CONTAINS InterPro DOMAIN/s: Methyltransferase type 11 (InterPro:IPR013216); BEST Arabidopsis thaliana protein match is: S-adenosyl-L-methionine-dependent methyltransferases superfamily protein (TAIR:AT2G41040.1); Has 6083 Blast hits to 6080 proteins in 1590 species: Archae - 290; Bacteria - 4806; Metazoa - 59; Fungi - 169; Plants - 213; Viruses - 0; Other Eukaryotes - 546 (source: NCBI BLink).), which encodes MPMTVVSGRFSTALLPTCFSLSRLHSVKYAAQRRVVFVSRSAHASSASVSVETNSNSNVDFVIEKKDKNRGEKKILACPICYNSLAWISQPNGLIESAASGIQVQCNTCKRSYSGNETHLDLAVASGSKRYSEPMPLSTELFRTPLVSFLYERGWRQNFIWGGFPGPEKEFEMAKAYLKPVLGGNIIDASCGSGMFSRLFTRSDLFSLVIALDYSENMLRQCYELLNKEENFPNKEKLVLVRADIARLPFLSGSVDAVHAGAALHCWPSPSSAVAEISRVLRPGGVFVATTFIYDGPFSFIPFLKNLRQEIMRYSGSHIFLNERELEDICKACGLVNFTRVRNGPFIMLSATKPS
- a CDS encoding N-lysine methyltransferase (unknown protein; FUNCTIONS IN: molecular_function unknown; INVOLVED IN: biological_process unknown; EXPRESSED IN: 23 plant structures; EXPRESSED DURING: 13 growth stages; BEST Arabidopsis thaliana protein match is: unknown protein (TAIR:AT1G35780.1).); the encoded protein is MERSTPVRKPHTSTADLLTWSEVPPPDSPSSASRSAVRSHQPSDGISKVVFGGQVTDEEVESLNRRILDDAFDSFMRLVIYTNVKTCENVYDVIRKPCSEHKMKEITGSGIFSRNEKDDASEPLPVYQQAVNGISQISFGEEENLSPKKPATVPEVAKQRELSGTMENESANKLQKQLSDAKYKEISGQNIFAPPPEIKPRSGTNRALALKDNFNLGAESQTAEEDSSVKTAKKIYDKKFAELSGNDIFKGDAASSNVEKHLSQAKLKEIGGNNIFADGKVEARDYLGGVRKPPGGETSIALV
- a CDS encoding N-lysine methyltransferase (unknown protein; BEST Arabidopsis thaliana protein match is: unknown protein (TAIR:AT1G35780.1); Has 152 Blast hits to 146 proteins in 18 species: Archae - 0; Bacteria - 0; Metazoa - 1; Fungi - 2; Plants - 149; Viruses - 0; Other Eukaryotes - 0 (source: NCBI BLink).); its protein translation is MERSTPVRKPHTSTADLLTWSEVPPPDSPSSASRSAVRSHQPSDGISKVVFGGQVTDEEVESLNRRKPCSEHKMKEITGSGIFSRNEKDDASEPLPVYQQAVNGISQISFGEEENLSPKKPATVPEVAKQRELSGTMENESANKLQKQLSDAKYKEISGQNIFAPPPEIKPRSGTNRALALKDNFNLGAESQTAEEDSSVKTAKKIYDKKFAELSGNDIFKGDAASSNVEKHLSQAKLKEIGGNNIFADGKVEARDYLGGVRKPPGGETSIALV